GGTCGATCTGATCACCACCGACGGCTTCCTCTTCCCCAATGCGGTGCTCCGGGCCCACGGCCTGATGGAGCGCAAGGGCTTTCCCGAGAGCTACGACACCCAGACGCTGCTGCGTTTCCTGGCGGACATCAAGGCCGGCAAGGACCATGTCGAGGCGCCGGTCTATTCCCACCTCGTCTACGACGTCGTGCCGGGCGAGACGGTGGTCATCCACCAGCCGGACATCCTGATCGTCGAGGGGCTCAACGTGCTGCAGCCCGCGCGCCTGCCGCGCGACGGCAAAGCCGTCCCCTTCGTCTCCGATTTCTTCGACTTCTCCGTCTATCTCGACGCCAAGGAGGTGCTGCTGCGCCGCTGGTACGTCGAGCGCTTCATGACCCTGCGCGAGACCGCCTTCCGCAATCCCAAGTCATATTTTCGCAAATATGCCGATCTATCGGAGGGCGAGGCGCTGGAAACGGCGCACGGACTGTGGAGCCGGATCAACCAGCCCAACCTCGTCGAAAATATCCTTCCCACGCGCCCGCGCGCCGATTTGATCTTGCGCAAAGGCGAAACTCACGGCATCGAAGAGGTCGCGTTGCGCAAGCTCTGAGGCATCAGAACCTCCTCCAGGCATAAGGCAGCAGCATGTACGGCCGCAGGGCAATGTTCTACACGGCGAGCGCCACGCTCCTCGTCGGCGTGGTTCTCGGTGCCTTTCCCTCGATCGATTTCGACGTCTCCGACTTCTTCGAGGATTCGACCCCGAGCTTCATCCTGCGCGGCGCGGCCCTGGCCAAGAGCCTGCGCGCCTTCGGCATGTTTTTTCCCACCTGCGTCGCCGTGGTCTTCGTCGCCGCGCTGCTGGTCAAGATCGTTCGCCCGCAGGTCCGCCTGCCCGTCGACACACGCGCCATCGTCGCCGTGCTGCTGACCTTCCTGCTCGGGCCGGCGCT
This portion of the Labrys wisconsinensis genome encodes:
- the coaA gene encoding type I pantothenate kinase, with translation MDRVIKPDLSPYRLFSRRDWASLRADTPMTLTGEELDRLRSLNDPVSLAEVEEIYLPLSRLLSLYVAATQGLHRATQAFLGTKDSKVPFLVGVAGSVAVGKSTTARVLRQLLTRWPNTPKVDLITTDGFLFPNAVLRAHGLMERKGFPESYDTQTLLRFLADIKAGKDHVEAPVYSHLVYDVVPGETVVIHQPDILIVEGLNVLQPARLPRDGKAVPFVSDFFDFSVYLDAKEVLLRRWYVERFMTLRETAFRNPKSYFRKYADLSEGEALETAHGLWSRINQPNLVENILPTRPRADLILRKGETHGIEEVALRKL